The nucleotide window AGAACTTCGTCTGGATGAGATGAAACGTCAGATTGTCATGAAGCAGGAAGAGCTTGACCGTGAACTTGATGAGATGCGTCGTCCCTCATCTGAAGACTCATCCACTCATGCCCCCAAAACTGCCGACACTACCGCTGTAGAAGATAAGTCGGATCAGGCGGAAAAGCCGCAGACTTCCGAAGTGCCGCCTGAACAGGAAAATACCAAGGCCGATGATAGACCCTAACCAGACCCATTCAGAGGATGATCAGGAGCAGCCTATTGTCTCCCATCTGGTAGAGTTGCGCAGTCGCCTGATGCGGGCACTGCTGGCGATCCTGATTCTGTTCCTCTGCCTGTTCTATTTTGCTAATAACCTCTACGAAATCGT belongs to Amphritea atlantica and includes:
- the tatB gene encoding twin-arginine translocase subunit TatB, with amino-acid sequence MFDIGFAELLIIAVVGLVVLGPEKLPVAIRTVGLWVSKAKRTLGSIQSEISEELRLDEMKRQIVMKQEELDRELDEMRRPSSEDSSTHAPKTADTTAVEDKSDQAEKPQTSEVPPEQENTKADDRP